The Theileria orientalis strain Shintoku DNA, chromosome 2, complete genome genome has a window encoding:
- a CDS encoding uncharacterized protein (ribosomal protein L27 family protein), which produces MFALNVFSRVLLFDVLKSRGIQVRCKTVKMSAYKRPSRASPTGQTKKANIGLKRLSAEYVRPGELLVKQRKVLAHNPGVTRTRHFKVYPGENVGVSSKSTSLFSLVAGRVKYTHDVARDVKLVNVLPEPPDELLRGDLWRYRTEHVTSLQDNTALVWRRVKSSYCFSHRLPLVNPPLKPYPRPRFLSKTDQRENPCYPDLFLNYRFPPQKP; this is translated from the coding sequence ATGTTTGCGCTCAATGTGTTCAGCAGGGTCCTCCTGTTTGACGTTTTAAAGTCCAGGGGCATCCAGGTGAGGTGCAAGACCGTCAAAATGTCCGCGTACAAAAGGCCTTCCAGGGCCTCGCCCACCGGCCAGACCAAGAAGGCCAACATCGGCCTGAAGCGCCTCTCGGCCGAGTACGTGAGGCCTGGCGAGCTCCTGGTGAAGCAGCGCAAGGTTCTCGCGCACAACCCGGGCGTCACGAGGACCCGGCACTTCAAGGTTTACCCCGGGGAGAACGTCGGCGTCTCCTCCAAGTCGACCAGCCTCTTCTCGCTCGTCGCCGGCCGCGTCAAGTACACGCACGACGTCGCCAGGGACGTGAAGCTCGTGAACGTGCTCCCCGAGCCTCCCGACGAGCTTCTGAGGGGTGACCTTTGGCGTTACAGGACCGAGCACGTGACCAGTCTGCAGGACAACACCGCCCTCGTTTGGAGGCGAGTCAAGAGCTCCTACTGCTTCAGCCACCGACTCCCTCTCGTCAATCCCCCTCTTAAGCCCTATCCGAGGCCCAGGTTCCTTTCAAAGACTGACCAGCGGGAGAACCCTTGCTACCCCGATCTCTTTTTGAACTACAGGTTTCCGCCTCAGAAGCCTTAA
- a CDS encoding hydrolase codes for MGDLIESPKNSSSSSYEEETEPSIEWCLENGYKIPKWLLKCNIKCPYVKGNIFEGKHGPINYSVVGDPSANLVLTFHGYNATHTTFSIYQSVLSKNGFRVIAFDLYGHGLSGHPKYRVFGDTFSPKYYVEQADEVINHLGYAGRPLSLIGMSMGACLAAAYCEKHPDLVEKMVLISPAGLIPKKPKRVVFLRYIQCCIPCMPCCVSKCCFSKCISTPKSTLQDESGIEFCETKETDNCISVEASDVKTELNPMVNRMLWSLFVTRNAIASLMGIVNRMPLWTSSELYRKVGSLGKSTLIIFGNSDTLTPPECADELSRLFTNSHTIIFPDSDHLVSFKKPLEVVSSCLAFLGIPTQEKILHYTRWLPFDSKGKYILKCDRELGESEDVEDANVTPVKQEETFKTMVTLDEKPKTVSKRPFKIFSNALDLPHDDSLTNLAISGEYAKRKVPLVVVKQFEDSDL; via the exons ATGGGTGATTTAATTGAGTCACCTAAAaacagctcctcctccagtTATGAGGAAGAAACTGAACCTTCTATCGAATGGTGTCTGGAAAATGGATACAAGATACCCAAATGGCTTCTAAAgtgtaacataaaatgCCCGTACGTAAAGGGCAACATATTTGAGGGTAAACATGGCCCAATAAACTATTCAGTCGTCGGAGACCCCTCCGCGAACCTG GTATTGACTTTCCACGGATATAACGCCACTCACACCACGTTCTCTATATACCAGAGTGTGTTATCCAAAAACGGATTCAGAGTTATTGCTTTTG ATTTGTACGGACACGGACTAAGCGGGCACCCGAAGTACAGAGTTTTCGGGGACACCTTCTCCCCAAAGTACTACGTGGAGCAGGCGGACGAGGTTATAAACCACCTAGGGTACGCAGGCAGGCCTCTGTCCCTAATCGGAATGTCGATGGGAGCGTGTCTGGCGGCAGCGTACTGCGAAAAGCACCCGGACCTCGTGGAGAAAATGGTACTGATATCACCAGCAGGACTGATCCCAAAGAAACCAAAGCGCGTGGTTTTCCTGAGATACATCCAGTGCTGCATCCCGTGCATGCCCTGCTGCGTCTCGAAGTGCTGCTTCAGCAAGTGCATCAGCACGCCGAAGTCGACGCTTCAGGACGAGTCTGGCATAGAGTTCTGCGAAACCAAGGAGACGGACAACTGCATCTCAGTGGAGGCCTCGGACGTGAAGACTGAGCTGAACCCGATGGTAAACCGAATGCTCTGGAGCCTTTTCGTGACAAGGAACGCCATAGCGAGTCTGATGGGCATCGTCAACAGGATGCCCCTGTGGACCAGCAGTGAGCTGTACAGAAAGGTCGGAAGCCTCGGAAAGTCGACGCTGATTATATTCGGCAACTCGGACACGCTCACGCCTCCCGAATGCGCAGACGAGCTGTCGAGGCTCTTCACGAACTCGCACACCATCATCTTCCCTGACTCGGACCACCTGGTCTCCTTCAAGAAGCCGCTGGAAGTGGTGAGCTCCTGCCTGGCCTTTTTGGGGATTCCCACCCAGGAGAAAATTCTACACTACACGCGCTGGCTGCCATTTGATTCGAAGGGCAAGTACATACTCAAGTGCGACCGCGAGTTGGGGGAGAGTGAGGACGTCGAGGACGCCAACGTAACCCCCGTGAAGCAAGAGGAAACCTTCAAGACCATGGTCACGCTCGACGAGAAGCCGAAAACCGTCAGCAAGAGGccctttaaaatattcagcAACGCCCTCGACTTGCCGCACGACGACAGCCTTACAAACCTAGCCATCAGCGGCGAGTATGCTAAAAGAAAAGTTCCTCTGGTTGTAGTAAAGCAGTTTGAGGACTCAGATTTATAA
- a CDS encoding uncharacterized protein (choline/ethanolamine kinase domain containing protein): protein MINLNGYNTTKKIPSYTASVLKSKLTHDKHDSGIYVLNDEDIKSIKDICIKNIPFWNNLDYNDIEIQLKSNSVSNIVFFVNLICENNEIYPNRTVILKKRTSYSNVIYDRELQLNVAELLGENNLGPRVICRCSDYTIQEFVEGTTLKNSSFQNLSVITSLASTLAKFHRKGTEISLPEWDRTPFVLRHINKWTEPVERIIKKHNLDFDFNELQSSFELYKTLLNNHIKTSNSVANSVLFCHNDLFYKNILQFQQGTFLIDFDYSGYNYVGWDVSCFIIKAHLDYNETEQYYFCNKSYDIPYNLRCIFVSIYLSELLNKNVLPSENAVKEFLDSLETHSLGVHIFWMYWGLIMFDKPNSESSMYFDAYEYAKFHYNYFKSQLNKLSH, encoded by the exons atgattaatCTCAATGGGTATAACACAACTAAAAAAATACCTTCATACACAGCTTCTGTTCTCAAAAGTAAGTTAACACACGATAAACATGACTCGGGCATTTACGTATTAAATGACGAAgatattaaatcaataaaggatatttgtattaaaaacattcCATTTTGGAACAATTTAGATTATAATGATATCGAGATACAATTGAAATCTAATTCAGTTTCAAATATAGTTTTCTTTGTGAATTTAATTTGCGAGAACAATGAAATATATCCGAATCGTACTGTTATATTGAAGAAGCGTACCTCTTATAGCAATGTTATTTATGACAGGGAACTTCAACTTAATGTAGCTGAACTACTGGGTGAGAATAACCTAGGACCACGTGTGATTTGTAGATGTTCAGACTATACGATTCAGGAATTTGTGGAAGGAACCACTTTGAAGAACAGCTCATTTCAAAATTTATCGGTTATCACAAGTCTTGCCTCGACTTTGGCCAAATTTCACAGGAAGGGTACTGAGATATCACTTCCTGAGTGGGATAGAACACCCTTTGTTCTTAGACATATTAACAAGTGGACTGAACCGGTAGAACGTATAATTAAGAAACACAACTTGGATTTCGATTTTAACGAGTTACAATCTTCGTTTGAACTGTACAAAACTTTACTAAACAATCACATCAAAACGTCAAACTCAGTAGCCAACTCTGTTCTGTTTTGTcataatgatttattttataaaaacattttacaGTTTCAACAAGGAACATTTTTGATAGATTTTGACTACTCGGGTTATAATTATGTTGGTTGGGATGTTtcatgttttattattaagGCACATCTTGATTACAACGAAACTGAACagtattatttttgtaataaatcATATGATATACCTTATAATTTAAGGTGCATTTTtgtttctatttatttatctgaacttttaaataagaatgTGTTACCATCAGAGAATGCAGTAAAGGAATTCCTAGATAGTTTAGAAACACACTCTCTAGGAGTTCACATTTTTTGGATGTATTGGGGACTTATTAT gTTTGATAAACCAAATTCGGAATCGTCAATGTATTTCGATGCCTATGAATACGCCAAGTTTcattacaattattttaaatcacaattaaacaaattaagtcattaa
- a CDS encoding uncharacterized protein (choline/ethanolamine kinase domain containing protein), translating into MFDVNEVDNCSSSNRVPVKYTKYSHNHIENKLYCLSDHDSKLIKDICIKNIPFWNNLDYNDIEIQLKSNSVSNIVFFVNLICENNEIYPNRTVILKKRTSYSNVIYDRELQLNVAELLGENNLGPRVICRCSDYTIQEFVEGTTLKNSSFQNLSVITSLASTLAKFHRKGTEISLPEWDRTPFVLRHINKWTEPVERIIKKHKLDFDFNELQSSFELYKTLLNNHIKTSNSVANSVLFCHNDLFYKNILQFQQGTFLIDFDYSGYNYVGWDVSCFIIKAHLDYNETEQYHFCNKSYDIPYNLRCIFVSIYLSELLNNNVLPSENVVKEFLDSLETHSLGVHIFWTYWSILMFDKPKSEYSKYFDAYEYAKFHYNYFKSQLNKLSH; encoded by the exons ATGTTTGATGTAAATGAAGTTGATAATTGTTCATCTTCAAACAGAGTCCCAGTTAAATACACTAAATACTCACATAACCATATTGAAAACAAACTATATTGTTTGAGTGACCATgatagtaaattaataaaggatatttgtattaaaaacattcCATTTTGGAACAATTTAGATTATAATGATATCGAGATACAATTGAAATCTAATTCAGTTTCAAATATAGTTTTCTTTGTGAATTTAATTTGCGAGAACAATGAAATATATCCGAATCGTACTGTTATATTGAAGAAGCGTACCTCTTATAGCAATGTTATTTATGACAGGGAACTTCAACTTAATGTAGCTGAACTACTGGGTGAGAATAACCTAGGACCACGTGTGATTTGTAGATGTTCAGACTATACGATTCAGGAATTTGTGGAAGGAACCACTTTGAAGAACAGCTCATTTCAAAATTTATCGGTTATCACAAGTCTTGCCTCGACTTTGGCCAAATTTCACAGGAAGGGTACTGAGATATCACTTCCTGAGTGGGATAGAACACCCTTTGTTCTTAGACATATTAACAAGTGGACTGAACCGGTAGAACGTATAATTAAGAAACACAAGTTGGATTTCGATTTTAACGAGTTACAATCTTCGTTTGAACTGTACAAAACTTTACTAAACAATCACATCAAAACGTCAAACTCAGTAGCCAACTCTGTTCTGTTTTGTcataatgatttattttataaaaacattttacaGTTTCAACAAGGAACATTTTTGATAGATTTTGACTACTCGGGTTATAATTATGTTGGTTGGGATGTTtcatgttttattattaagGCACATCTTGATTACAACGAAACTGAACAGTATcatttttgtaataaatcATATGATATACCTTATAATTTAAGGTGCATTTTtgtttctatttatttatctgaACTGTTAAACAATAACGTGTTACCATCAGAGAATGTTGTAAAGGAATTCCTAGATAGTTTAGAAACACACTCTCTAGGAGTTCACATTTTTTGGACCTACTGGAGTATTCTTAT GTTTGATAAGCCCAAATCTGAATACTCTAAATATTTCGATGCCTATGAATACGCCAAGTTTcattacaattattttaaatcacaattaaacaaattaagtcattaa